In Sander vitreus isolate 19-12246 chromosome 12, sanVit1, whole genome shotgun sequence, the following proteins share a genomic window:
- the arhgap30 gene encoding uncharacterized protein arhgap30, with the protein MRRVRRKGGNKDKVFGCDLLEHLAATNQEIPQVLQYCSEFVEKQGIVDGIYRLSGVSSNIQKLRGEFESDGTPDLHKDVYLQDIHCVSSLCKAYFRELPNPLLTYQLYDKFAEAVAIQLEEERLVKIRDVLQELPAPHYRTLEFLMRHLIRMASYCSETNMHSRNLAIVWAPNLLRSKDIEASGFNGTAAFMEVRVQSIVVEFILNHVPQLFPEHGASDERRKSLPSPSAMPNQEEGFFKASSIKPLHNFGNISPGDGPLAIRPYHSIIEGTDKRKGSLKGRKWMSIFNIGGRFQDPRRRHKHSAKEKARPALRPARSMDSLSTPPSPNEVCRRTGQRPPSTNMSPLVTSSPHSGSEVTPSAGAIGGSEYAVTYRRGTGLVSGSAGTQGTYTSFGSEGSGVTGNKTQSRSPGLSTKVGRRAAMHITGPTTVTVPLHITSNLALGVLQGGGGDRVIHRGRDKDAGDRVEGREGGEKVERSESRGMERKVEESKKVEEEEKNSSEKVTDEKGVADAGGNTVAGGGGEEGQEGKKEEDEKKEEEEEVGEECSCKPVLEGVPREERASNTKEDTAVDDDKDGDDYMDMKVVKPADCEPEVTLPAGDCVFDESDVHNSTAVEGDDQEMSGYVQDNFEFLDQMDCSVLEHMDCSVSYQVTEFSVEPPGHSDDEYEVMAQFRPSSRPAELQTDLPPAPQTRTQSQAELNPHRPLSINSHNRNTKSLSLPYMTSPIHGPEESCSEEEAAVEDSDANDYSSEEDESMFIKSLPPDFFLNNLSFEPDTHKQDRCTLDGVPTHQSQSSADRGCQSLNFAFSAHKESTVGDLEQVEGKDKGENDALEEKEITKKEEEAHRGSEQLENNRQREATEEDVMEDPPSDKEQPLTPEASTRCCVDFPLPSDDESSTVADLNAEEEADVFDSHRSDYPPRHDVPCATQEETDDVSLEESGDFSVTEQPQTCDTKERDGDEAEDREVYKETEDICQGMVLDIKERDDDMWEETTEGGIEVIAEEKHEEKMQGGDTEHDGAICRAGWDIWVELEHVICEVIEDKESKLVEAKGTRESVGGEGDMIGDVRVGEEEEQIAKVSGEGMVEVDGEETNETEVTEEVAEESMETAEEKLTDAEMQQEFGEQETNVQLTKTCEPEEAIHGKHVVNEEAQQHDRVDKENNDKERADEQCRTPPSVDEWLKEVRCDVKELKEGRKCEGGDSSQGGVGRKLVISKNPRVYQVKAVPVVPPKPQHCKITALTLRQQQQQRDADRERENTARVPAEQGRGCEGDGEDDGGGRKEQPTLRGGEKGERERRREGEERDARDTSTNSPLSMCFDEAVAIATMRRGKEKECEKEKERQRDWGNEVQ; encoded by the exons TTCCTCAGGTCTTGCAATACTGCAGTGAGTTTGTTGAGAAACAGGGAATCGTGGATGGCATCTACAGGTTGTCTGGAGTGTCGTCCAACATACAGAAATTAAG GGGTGAGTTTGAGAGTGACGGGACTCCAGATCTGCACAAGGATGTGTACCTGCAAGACATTCACTGTGTCAGCTCTCTGTGTAAAGCTTACTTCAGAGAGCTGCCCAACCCTCTGCTCACATACCAGCTGTATGACAAGTTTGCG GAGGCTGTGGCCAtccagctggaggaggagaggctGGTAAAGATCCGAGATGTGCTGCAAGAACTACCGGCACCACATTACAG GACTCTGGAGTTTCTGATGCGCCATCTTATCAGAATGGCCTCTTATTGCTCAGAGACCAACATGCACTCTAGGAACTTGGCCATCGTCTGGGCCCCCAATCTGCTCAG GTCCAAGGACATCGAGGCGTCTGGGTTTAACGGTACAGCAGCCTTCATGGAGGTCAGGGTTCAGTCCATCGTGGTGGAGTTCATCCTAAACCACGTCCCCCAGCTGTTTCCTGAACATG GTGCATCAGACGAGAGAAGAAAGTCCCTCCCCTCCCCGTCAGCGATGCCCAATCAGGAGGAAGGGTTTTTCAAGGCCTCTTCTATTAAGCCTCTCCACAACTTTGGTAATATCAGTCCAGGAGACGGTCCTCTAGCCATAAGACCTTACCATTCCATCATCGAAGGCACTGACAA GAGGAAAGGATCTCTCAAAGGCAGGAAGTGGATGTCCATCTTCAACATCGGGGGGCGGTTCCAGGACCCCCGGCGGAGGCACAAACACTCAGCCAAAG AGAAAGCCAGGCCTGCTTTGAGACCGGCAAGAAGCATGGACTCCCTCAGCACCCCGCCTTCTCCAAACGAAG TTTGCAGACGTACTGGCCAGCGCCCTCCGTCCACCAACATGTCTCCCCTGGTCACCTCCTCCCCCCACTCTGGCTCCGAGGTCACACCATCTGCCGGTGCGATCGGTGGCAGTGAATATGCGGTGACGTACCGCAGGGGAACAGGGTTAGTAAGCGGGAGCGCGGGGACCCAGGGCACCTACACTTCCTTTGGCTCCGAAGGTTCAGGAGTGACAGGCAACAAGACTCAGTCCAGATCCCCGGGACTCTCCACTAAAGTGGGCCGAAGAGCAGCCATGCACATCACAGGGCCCACCACGGTCACTGTGCCCCTTCACATCACCTCCAACCTGGCATTAGGGGTTCTGCAGGGGGGCGGGGGCGACAGGGTCATCCACCGGGGCAGGGATAAGGATGCAGGGGACAGggtggaagggagggagggaggagagaaggtgGAGAGGAGTGAAAGCAGAGGAATGGAAAGGAAGGTGGAAGAGAGCAAAAAggttgaggaagaggagaagaattCCAGTGAGAAAGTGACAGACGAGAAAGGAGTGGCGGATGCAGGAGGGAATACAGTGGCAGGTGGTGGTGGGGAGGAAGgacaggaaggaaagaaagaggaggatgagaagaaggaagaggaggaggaagtcgGAGAAGAATGTAGCTGCAAGCCAGTCCTGGAAGGTGTACCCAGAGAGGAACGAGCCTCCAACACCAAGGAAGATACTGCTGTCGATGATGACAAGGATGGTGACGACTACATGG ATATGAAAGTGGTGAAGCCAGCTGATTGTGAGCCAGAGGTGACTCTGCCAGCTGGAGACTGTGTGTTTGATGAGTCTGACGTCCACAACTCCACTGCAGTGGAGGGGGACGACCAGGAGATGTCAGGCTACGTTCAAGATAACTTTGAATTCCTGGACCAAATGGACTGCAGCGTCCTGGAACACATGGACTGCAGTGTCTCCTACCAG GTGACCGAGTTCTCCGTTGAACCTCCTGGACACTCAGATGATGAGTATGAAGTGATGGCGCAATTTCGGCCTTCCAGTCGTCCTGCGGAGCTGCAAACAGACCTGCCACCAGCCCCTCAAACACGAACCCAGAGCCAGGCAGAGTTAAATCCACACAGGCCGCTCAGCATCAACTCACACAACCGAAACACTAAATCCCTCAGCCTGCCGTACATGACCTCCCCCATCCACGGGCCGGAGGAGTCCTGCtctgaagaggaggctgcagtgGAGGACAGCGATGCCAACGATTACAGCAGCGAGGAAGATGAGAGCATGTTTATTAAAAGCCTTCCCCCTGATTTCTTCTTAAATAATTTGAGCTTTGAACCAGACACTCACAAACAGGACAGATGCACTCTAGATGGAGTTCCTACACATCAATCCCAGAGCTCTGCGGACAGAGGATGCCAGTCACTGAACTTTGCATTTTCTGCACATAAAGAATCAACTGTTGGAGATCTGGAGCAGGTGGAAGGGAAAGATAAGGGAGAAAATGATGCGCTGGAAGAAAAGGAGATAACAAAGAAGGAAGAGGAAGCTCACCGGGGAAGTGAGCAACTGGAAAACAATAGGCAAAG GGAAGCGACAGAGGAAGATGTCATGGAAGACCCTCCCAGTGACAAAGAACAACCTCTCACTCCAGAGGCTTCAACGCGCTGCTGCGTAGACTTCCCACTCCCGAGCGATGATGAATCAAGCACCGTTGCCGACCTAAATGCGGAGGAAGAGGCGGACGTGTTTGACAGTCATCGCAGCGATTACCCACCTCGTCACGACGTCCCTTGTGCTACACAGGAAGAAACCGATGACGTTTCTTTAGAGGAGTCCGGAGACTTTTCTGTAACAGAGCAGCCCCAAACCTGTGATACCAAAGAGAGAGACGGGGATGAGGCAGAGGACAGGGAGGTGTacaaagagacagaggacaTATGTCAAGGAATGGTTCTGGATATAAAAGAAAGGGATGATGACATGTGGGAAGAAACCACTGAGGGAGGCATTGAAGTGATAGCTGAAGAAAAACATGAAGAAAAGATGCAGGGAGGCGACACAGAGCATGATGGTGCAATTTGTAGGGCAGGCTGGGACATTTGGGTTGAACTTGAGCATGTTATATGTGAAGTGATAGAGGATAAGGAAAGCAAGCTGGTCGAGGCGAAGGGTACAAGAGAAAGTGTCGGTGGGGAGGGAGACATGATCGGAGATGTCAGAGTcggagaagaggaagagcagaTAGCAAAGGTTTCAGGAGAGGGAATGGTGGAAGTGGACGGAGAAGAGACAAATGAGACAGAAGTTACAGAAGAGGTAGCGGAGGAATCAATGGAGACGGCTGAGGAAAAGCTCACAGACGCAGAGATGCAGCAGGAGTTTGGGGAACAAGAGACAAACGTACAACTTACAAAGACATGTGAACCAGAAGAAGCCATTCATGGGAAGCATGTCGTAAATGAGGAAGCACAGCAGCATGACAGAGTGGACAAAGAGAACAATGACAAAGAGAGAGCCGATGAGCAATGTAGAACACCGCCAAGTGTGGATGAATGGCTGAAAGAGGTCAGGTGTGATGTGAAGGAGTTGAAAGAGGGCAGAAAGTGTGAGGGAGGTGACAGCAGCCAAGGGGGAGTGGGAAGGAAGCTGGTCATCTCCAAAAACCCGAGGGTTTACCAAGTAAAAGCTGTGCCGGTCGTGCCCCCGAAGCCGCAGCACTGCAAAATCACCGCCCTGACCctgcggcagcagcagcagcaaagagacgccgacagagagagagaaaacacggCCAGAGTCCCAGCGGAGCAGGGCAGAGGGTGTGAGGGAGACGGAGAAGACGACGGAGGGGGGAGAAAGGAGCAGCCGACACTCAGGGGaggggagaaaggagagagggagaggagaagggagggggaggaaagGGACGCGAGGGACACCAGCACAAACAGCCCCCTCAGCATGTGTTTCGATGAGGCGGTTGCCATAGCAACCatgaggagagggaaagagaaagagtgcgagaaagagaaggagaggcagAGGGATTGGGGAAATGAAGTAcagtaa